aaagcagaaaaaacaaatgttattttttcatCAGAATCAAAACTGTGGTTAAAGTTGAGGTATCAGTGCTACATAAATGTTGGCTCAATATTAAAATACTAATGAAACCTCAAAGTGTGATGACAGTAATGTTGGAATAACATTGatttatacactcactggccacttcatcaGATAGACCTGTTCCGCTGCTTGTTAGCGCTAATATTGAATCATCCAATCACATGGCATCAacccaatgcatttaggcatatagATATGCATCAGAGCAGGGAAACAAAGGTGATTtatgtgactttgaatgtggcacggttgttggtgccagatggcctgatctgagtatttcagaaactgctgatctgctgggatttttctgcacaaccatctctcaGGTTCACAGAGAATGATATGAAAAACAATGTAGCAGAGCGGGAGGTTCACATTGTAAATGTAcagcagacaaatctgcagcaactgtgtgatgctatcacctcaacatggaccaaaatctctgaggattgtttccagcaccttgtcgAATCTGTGCTACAAAGACTTAAGGCAGTCCTGAAGGCAAAAGCGGGTCCAACCCAGTAAAGCCAGATAAAACCTAATGTCTAAGGTTAAATATATTATATTCTAACATTCCATTGATCTTCAGTCATGATGTCAGTGCTGTTGCAATACTAACAGGCCGCAAAAGTGTCATTGTCTGATTTTTACACTGATTCAATTAAATTAGTCTTTTGAAATGCTAATTAAGCTGATCTTTAGTGGTGTTTCAACAGTGTTTCAATATAAATAGAGGGTGCAAAAGTGATTGATCAACACATTAATCAACGctgatttaattaaatttagGTTGATCGAGGAATGCTGATTTAACAGATTCACCTACTGTTTGCTATCTGAGTAGGCTCTGAGGATCTTGTGATCACTGGAAATCAGTCTTATCAGTTCCACTGGAATCTGATAGCACTGAGAGGTAAGACTACACTGTGCAAATACATCCAAAAATGCACTGTACCTTGCAAGGAAACCTCCAGGAAATAATCGACATATTTGGCCATGTACAGTTTAGTCTTTTCCAGGCATGTCATAGGCCAGCCATCATGCAGATCTCCCTCATGGACCGCAATAGAGAGGCAGTAGTCTATGAAATGAGCAGCTGTAGGGAGGTACAGGTTCCACTGGAAAGTTTCCAACAGGAGCAGCTCCATGTGTAGTAAACCCTGCTTGGTCAGGACCAGGTTCATGGAGCTCATGCAACCCAAGTTGTTAAGGGTTTCCAGCTTTGGCACCCGGTCCTCCCTTTCCTCAAACTTACCTGTAGCGAAAAATAATCTGTCACACCAGTGTGGACACTTAATAGTCAGATGTAGAAAAGTGAAGTCAGCTGCACACTTACTGGCCAAAAGAAGACACGAGAGCGAGATCATATGAAGCTGCTGCACCGTGACATCATAGCGGTCCATGAAGAGGTCCAGGAGGTAGACGGCCAGGTGCCTGGCTGCAGGACACAGCCTGAAGCGGTTGCTGACGATGGCTATGAGGTATATGAGGCTATGAAGTATCGTCTCAAATTGAGCTGAGGGGACTGACCTTTGAAGGAAGGTAGCTTGAGCTCCTATGGGACAACGTGTTTGAGATCTCAGAGAGACATGCAGCTTTCATTGAATCTAAATTGTAGTTTGGGTTTATTCTGCTATACTAAATTTATTCTGAAAGCAATTCAAAGCAGGCAAAGACAAATTCACGTCAGTGAAAATAAAGAATCAATAATGTTTTTCAAAGTAACtcaaatttcattatttttaatgtttgttttacacTGCTGTTTCAGTATAAAAATCTGAACCAGCATGACACAAGGAGATGACGTTAAGTGTGAAGGATGACacttaaaagggaattttttttttttcaaagttgtTGCATTGTTTCCATTTTAGCAGCCACCACATACTATATATTACTCACTTTGTATCGCAGCGCCTGGTATATATCTGCAGCAAGTTGTCCTTTCCACCATTGGTCCTCCAGCTCCATTTAACAGAGTGCTTTGGAAACCTCATGAAGGCAAAATATCGTGAAGACAGTTAATCAACTAAAACGTGTCTCTGAAACTGTAAGCgcatagagagaaaaaaaaaaaaaactttgacgAAAAAAAGGACACTTTAAATCTCCTCACAATGTTCACCACAGCGGATCACAAGTGGGCGCCGCGATGTCAAGCGTGTCTCtttcattatgttttattatttttttaatttgagaattttaaaataaacgATACTGCTAAAGAAGCCAAAGCGGAGACTCACCCACTAAGCACATGTAGTGAATATTACGGGCAGTTTCACTGAAGTAAACTTCAACTCAAACTAGCCGGACAACCTCTGCTCGCACTCATTGTTGTAGCTGGAGAGAATGTGCAGCAAACACTACTGGTGCGTTCAAGTGCTGTTCGAAAAGTTGCCACCCCGTGAACAACCAATTGAAAGACAGCCGAGAAGCCAGAAAAGTGTTTAGACAGCGAAAAGCAGAAAACTGGTGACGAAATACTCACTACACTGCAACCCAAAAGACGGAGTTCATGTCCCATAAAgtacaacagtttttttttttttttataaaggtcATTATTCAACATTTTGTTATAATGTCTAGTTTTAATACAGAAAACGAGTATTTACGTCTGAAGTTCTTTTTGTCAGCGGAAACTTCTAAATTGAGCGAGAATTTTTCGATTAGCACTTCAAAGCATCACTCCACTCTCGTTAACAGAGATGCACAGGTTGCAGCCAATTACAAATAAGTAACAACTGTCAACATCCAATCACTGCAAATCTGGCTTAGCTACTACCTATATCAGGCAATACCCAACAACTGGAATCTCATGAGGTAATTTGTGCCCAGAACTCGATATTGTGGTCTATATAAGCTAACTATATTGAATTCTAAAAGATTAAAACAGGCTAAACACagcaaactattaaaaaaaagttagttaGCAACTTCTTATTCATTTTTTGTACTCTCCAAATTTTCAGGTAACCAATACAGCTGCGTCCACACTGGAAGGGATTTGATTGAAGCTGACAGTTGGTCCAGTTGATGAAATACATTAGATGTGACCCTCTAATACAGTGATTCTCAAAGTGCAGCtcggggccccctggtgggccgtgaaggtactgcaggtgggacgcagtaataacagaaattcagtttgaaattactcacaaatatgtgcatttacatatttatttatatagtgaatttaaactggtaataggaggtggttagtttgtgatatttactcattac
This is a stretch of genomic DNA from Archocentrus centrarchus isolate MPI-CPG fArcCen1 chromosome 15, fArcCen1, whole genome shotgun sequence. It encodes these proteins:
- the ccnj gene encoding LOW QUALITY PROTEIN: cyclin-J (The sequence of the model RefSeq protein was modified relative to this genomic sequence to represent the inferred CDS: deleted 2 bases in 1 codon), encoding MELEDQWWKGQLAADIYQALRYKELKLPSFKGQSPQLNLRRYFIASYLIAIVSNRFRLCPAARHLAVYLLDLFMDRYDVTVQQLHMISLSCLLLASKFEEREDRVPKLETLNNLGCMSSMNLVLTKQGLLHMELLLLETFQWNLYLPTAAHFIDYCLSIAVHEGDLHDGWPMTCLEKTKLYMAKYVDYFLEVSLQDHAFLCFAPSLVAAACVAASRLILHLSPTWPPRLQRLTGYTWETLIPCAEKLLIAHDSDVKEANKQKCQQPNQQQQQGQTVYHTSAQYLNQPSVQYSQQPPQPGPAPGHRPASYLSHSTASLQAPNGPQNINTQTITTSLEPKSNIPSRAFQVSMHYSCAAPCFDR